Genomic segment of Trichoderma breve strain T069 chromosome 7 map unlocalized scaffold00007, whole genome shotgun sequence:
GCACTCTGCACCCGCATTTACATCGTAGCCAAACGTGTAAAAAAGCCAGATGCACAGCCATGGCTATTCCAACCATATAAACGCTCCACCCTTAACCCAGCGCCACAAAAAGACTCGACAGCAATGTCCCAGCTTAAATGGCCAGTCTCTCGACCTTTTGCTGCAGGGCCTTGATCTGGCCAGACAGCTCAGACAGCTCGTTGGAGCTGATGCTGGCGGCAATCACGGCACGGCTCACACCGCAGGCGCGGCCCAGAAGAGTCTTGCTGGGGACGTAGACGTACGGGACGCCCTTGTCTTCGCAGATGAGGGGGATGTGCAGGATGATGGCCAGGGGCTCGGTGTCGGCAGcaaggacggcaagctcGCAGGTTCCACGGTTGATAGCCTTGGTGACTATaattggaaaaaagaagacagtCAGCCACCATTGCAACCTCGAATTGAAGGGCAATATCAAAACATACCTTCGTTGGCACCCTTCTTAGCCTGACGGATGTGCATGGCCGACTGGAGGAGATCCAGAATCTCCTGGGTCAAGGCCGCATCGGCCAAGGGCCAAGCTGCAAAGAACAATTCCGTTAGCCCAAGCAATTGAGAGGGGAAACGGCGTATAGCTTACCTGCTTCATTGGCGTTTGACATTTTTCACGATGTAGGATAAAAGGGGGGCTCGCCCGAACAAGGCTCACGGCCGGATGTGTGTTTTGAGGGAGATTTGGAAAAAGTTGGATTGGTGATGGAACGAGATGCGCTTCtcggagaagaaaaaaaaagttggcgATAGCTATGGTGAAAAAGCTTATCGATCGAGCTAGTGGATAAGCAAATTTTCCGTTTGTCACGTGCAGCTGCACCAAAGCGGTGCATTTGCTTGAAAACAGTGACGACGATAAAGTGGGTCGTTTAATTGCCTcaaatggaaatggaaacgGCTGGACTTATATACAGAGCTGCCGATCAAGCAGTGTGTAATTGCTTCTGTTTATTAACTTGTATATGTGGTATGAAATGGATAGAATAGATAATAAGAGAAATCTGTGATTGTTGGTAttgtttattttattattgATACAAGCTATGCCGTGATGCTTTATACACTATTAATGATACACTGTCTATGCCGGATTGCTTTTACACCTTCTTGGGTCCAACCATGAGCTCGGGCTTAACGAGCTCATCAAACTCCTGCTCAGTCAGTGCCTGCAGCTCCATGGCACTCTGCTTCAGCGTCAGGCCCTTCTTGTGCGCGTTCTTGGCAACCTTGCTGGCCATGTCGTAGCCAATCTTGGGGTTGAGGCAGGTAACCAGCATGAGGCTATGACAAAAGTTAGTTGTGCAATCTGAGAGGTATCAAGAGTAACAAAGAGACTTACGACTCCTTCATGATgctggcaatcttctcctcgttGGCCTGcaggccgacgacgaggttCTCCTCAAACGATCGCATTCCGTCGGCAAGGATGCGCGAGCTGTGTAGCAGGTTGCGGATAATCAACGGCTTGTACACGTTGAGCTCAAACTGGCCGTTCATGCCGCCAATGGTCGTGGCGACGTTGTTGCCCATGACCTGAGCGCAGACCATGGTGAGGGCCTCGCACTGCGTGGGGTTGACCTTTCCGGgcatgatgctgctgccgggcTCGTTCTCGGGCAGAACCAGCTCGCCGAGACCACATCGGGGACCGCTGCCGAGGTATCGGATGTCCTGGGCAATCTTGGTGAGAGAGGCGGCCAGGGTGTTGAGGCTTCCGTGAGCCTGGACGACGGCGTCGTGGGCAGCCAGGGCCTCAAACTTGTTGGGGGCAGTCTGGAAGGTGATGCCGGTCATCTTGCTGACCTCCTCGGCGATACCCTCGGCGAAGCCCTCAAAAGTGTTGATGCCGGTGCCGACAGCAGTGCCGCCCTgggccagcagcttcaggtcGGGCAGAGAGCTCTCGACACGCTTGATGCCAAAGTCGAGCTGGGCAACGTAGCCGGAGAACTCCTGGGCCAGGGTGAGAGGGGTGGCATCCTGCAAGTGGGTGCGTCCAATCTTGAtaatcttcttggcctcaaACTCGTCGACCTTGGCCTGCAGCGCAGCTCGGAGGCTGTGCAGGGCGGGCAGTAGGTCGCGCTCCAGCTCGAGGACGGCGGCAATGTGCATGACGGTGGGGAAGGTGTCGTTGGACGAGGCGCTGCGGTTGACGTGGTCGTTGGGGTGGACGGGCTTCTTGGAGCCCATGGTGCCGCCGAGGATCTCAATGGCGCGGTTGGAGATGACTTCGTTTGCGTTCATGTTGGACTGGGTGCCGGAGCCGGTCTGCCAGACGACGAGGGGGAAGTggtcgagcagcttgccgtCGGCGACTTCCTTGGCGGCCTGCTGGATGGCCTCGCCAATCTTGGGATCTATATCGAGTTGGTTGTCATTAGCATTCTGTCTTTGTGTCTTTGTGTCTTCCAATCTCAACTATCCTCTGTACACATACCCAGTCCGTAGCGCATGTTGACCGTGGCCGCGGCGCCCTTGAGAATGCCAAAGGCCGTAATcaccggcggcggcatgcGGTCCTGCGGCTGGTTGATCTTGAAGTTGCCCAGCGACCGCTGCGTCTGGGCGCCCCAGTACTTGTCGGCCGGCACTTCAATCTCGCCAAAGGCATCGCTCTCGACTCGCTTGTCGGCCATGGTGACTCGTGTGGCGTGGATGGCTCTGACGCTGGCGGGGATTAACTTGGGaatgttggagttggagttgatgcTCTGCGGGGTGAGGCtgtgagagagaggggaggcGCTTTTCTGCCACAGGCGAGACCCGGCGATCGCACCCGACGCAGCTCTTGCCGACGCTCTCCGAAGCATTTTTCTTTGATGTCTACTAGGTAGTAATTACCGTAtacaaaaaagagagaggtgAGGCTATTCGGTCAATTAGCTCGAATTGGACGGCGCAAAACGTGCACTGAACAAGCCAATCGCAGTATTCCACTGTTTGTTATTAGAAGACAGCTGTTGTAtaagaggaaaaaggaagaacaaaaaagaatacgtcgggaaaaaaaaaaggagcaagGATGCTCACCGGCTCAACAAATGCCGGGCAATCGGAAACCAACGAGGGAAATAATCGGAGCCCGGGTGCCCAGCTCCTTAGCATGTACCGCCCCCCGCGAAAATACCTCACGGAGCTACTTCCATGTTTCCTTGATGCCCGGAATCTCCCACCTCGGGTACCATCATGTATTAAGTGACTTCTTGTATACCTTTTAAACATTACgttgctttggctttgactttgacctTGAGattgccttttcctctcttgttttttcatCCTTTTTAATTTACAGCCTATCACTAAAATTGCAAAGCATCGAACCAAATCTTTGGAGCTTGTCACAGCCATCAAGGGAACAGTCCCACTCTGTTATCTTTGAGCAGATACGCCACCACTTGCAAACAAAGAACTGGAGGATATCAGATAATTTGAACAGGATTGGATATTGACAAACAAGGCTGATTCGTCAACATTGATATCTtctttgcattttgcatgGTCACGAGTTCTTATAGACTATAATTGTAGGTCCAATCAGAGGGAGCAGTAATCACGGTGGAATCACCCacgaaagaaacaaaagcaaGGGAAATGGAACGAAAATACCAAAGGCATCAAAGCTGAAAATATAAGCAAGCAAGCTAAATCAGTACAAACCAGACTCcgtggtgatgaagaaagagaaagagaaaaatgtGTGGCTGTAGTggacgagaaggaggaacAACTACGTGTACTTGAGTTCTTTGCTTTCGCACGCAGACGTCACTAAATGAAGGAAACCTGGGACTATGTGTATCAAGTTGCATaatctctctctatctacCTTAGAAACCGTAGCATGATATATAAAAACATCCAGCGAAACCTTGATTATATCGGCAGTCGGGGACCAACAGACACCCACATTGCTGGATTGCTACGCTATCTTCGAGAAAGGCATGGTCGGCCGATGACCTCGAGTATCTCTTAGCTTCTTGTTAAGGGTGAAGCATTTGAATCTTCCATTTTTGCATAGCGAAACTACATGTAACTGATCGATACGCGAAGAGCGATGCTGAGATTCCTGAGTGCGCTCAGGGCGTTGTCGAAAGATTTCCATAAGATTGATATCAGCAAGAATTTTCTTTGGTCTCGGATGATCTTTTCTAAACTAAAATGTCAGAAATTTTCCCCATAAACTTGGTGGCGTGGAAGATTCTACTCACTGAGAAGTTTGATAATATCCTCAAGTGCGACAAGATGCTCATAAATCGCTTCACCATACTCGGGCGCCTTCTTTAATTGAGAATAAAGTGAGTGTTGAGAATAAACCGGGTGCTGAGAATAAAGCGAgtcttcttcccctccttcCTTACGTGGTGGATCAATCTCGAGCATCAATTTGTGAaacttttctctttgctttttagCCTCGGAGGTGTCGGCCCATTCAGAGTCGCCTTTGTGTAGGGTGTCCAGAGATTGATAACACCGATCCTTAATGTTCTGGATGTTTGTTATAATCTCATCCAGAGGTAAGAAAACGGGCGTCCTAGAGCTTTGCATGGCTATCGAGTTAGATTCGCGTGATGAAAAGATTAAATAAAAGAGGTTTTACGGTGCTTCAAATCTTTGGGAGTAAAGGCTGCTTTATGTAGAGGCATGTACCTACCAAGCATTCCCCCGTGATCCGTGCTTGAGCACATTCCTTTGACGCACCCcagcaacaaagaacaaCCTGTTCTTTGTCAGTGACTATAGTTGATGAAAGGTGACGTTTATACTCCATATTTATCATTCTTTTTGTATTCTTTGTGCGGTTATGGGGTACAGAGTACCATCATGTTCACATCTCAGGCTTCAAGAATTTACGCCGGATGGCTGAGGCGTGTTTCAGAGTACTGGTCCTGGACTAACCTCGAAAATGAAAGAGTAGCCTTTCTTATACTAAGTAAGAGATACACATGAGGCTTGACTCAATATAAGGTGCTTTGAGATGGCGTCCAATACTGGACAAATCTCTCCGAACAACGAGGCCCCTTTCTGACTATTGTTCCAGCTCGCTCACAGAATCTTGAACGGTAGGATACAGAGATTACTGCTAAAGAACTGGGAGTAATTTTGTCATATCTAGTAGTTCTATTTGCTAGGTTTATCCCTTTTCACTACATATGCTCATATCCTCCAAATCTGGAGCACCCCTTGTAGAGTTTTACTTAACTCGTCTTCTCTAACTTTATCTCGGCAGCCTATACTCCTACACTCAATTTTTTTCGCCCTCCTACAGAAATAATAGGTTATTCTTATCTTTTGATGGTATGCCCTTCAATCTTCGATAGCGTAGCAGGTCTTTAACTGGTGATTGGTACATACATCATACTCTTGGTTGTAGACTTGGGCGGGCTAAAGAGACCTCAAAGCTTCTATATGTTCATTTGACTAAATTAAGATCATATTCTACATGATTCCATTTCTCGCTCCATTACATTCATTTATTCTCTTCCTTCGACGTCGTACGTCGTCCATTTTGACGAATGTCATACTCTGCCTCCAGAATTCCGAGCCCCTAATAGTTGAAATCGGTGTCTCCCATATTTTTCACAGCCTTTGGTATCTCTTTGAAATAATGTCGATTAGTTTTGAGCTCGAATTTATTGGTGCGCCTCTCTGTGCTTTAGGTTTTCCGTTCCACTGGCATTAAGGGGAACACCGCGACACCACGGCAAACTTTCATATACGATGAAGTTTCCCTGTGTGGCCACCATGCCTTAAACTTTTCTTTCTGAAGGTTTCCATTTATTTTCCCAGGCTTTCACGTTGGAAAACTTTTCGTTCTAAAAATTTTCCAACCCGACTCCCTATATAAAGTTGCTTCCCATCCCACGGAGCCCCTGATAAACTCTACCCATCCATTCTCTTGTTGCATTATCTCATCCTTATTATTACCCGCCTGACATCTAGTATGAGTATCCGCAAGAATATCTGTCGACTCTTCTGCCTAGGTCCCCGTGAGCCCGAGGCTGAACAATCACCTCGTCCGCTCCAACAGGGGGAGATTCGTAACGGTATCATCGGCATGATCACAGAGCACCTTGACCAAACTCCTCTTGTTTGCTTTGCTACCGTCTGCCCAGACTTCCACGATGCCTATTTCCCCCTTTCTATCgcgaagcaaaagagaatCCAAGTCGAGTTAGGAAGAGTCTCGGTTAGGGACTATTGCTGCTTCAGCTGCGACGCATATCATCCATTGCGGCAAGAATATTGGTTCAATGCCCAATTCTTTACCTGCAATGACTTTCATGGCAGACATCTAGACCCTCGATCTCTACCAATGAGAGGATTTGATTATTCGCTCAGTGTGTCTTTCGAGCTCGCACGAGAAATTATGAATAGTCACCTCGATAAGTCTGGCGACGGCTATCCGGTTGAACAATTAGTGCCTCGACATCCCTTTACAACTTATCAGGAAAATGTGGCCTATTCTAGATCATGGCACGCTCGGATTGTCGACGACCAACTGGTACTTCACTCTTACACCGCCTTAACCCTTACCACCGATCGTAGATTATCGGGAAACAGCATCGACATGGGGATAATTTCTATTTGTCGTCATGTAAATACCGGCCGGTTGTGGTTTGTCCATCGAAGTCCCCCTCAGGAAAATGATTTCTCTAGACGTCACGGTTCTGTCCTATCCTGTCCCGTATGCGTTACAGACTATTCCATTGACATTATTTGGGAAGGAGGGCATTGGGTTGTTGGAATCTCTACATATCACGTTCTTGAAACtacaaagatgaagacggaCTGGACCTGGGATGTCATGTCCTATTGTCCAGAAGAGGCCCGCAAATCACCACGATTtaggaagatgatggggaCACCGCCAGGAATCGCGATGCACAAGTGGCACCTACGGAATGCCATGGCCCTTGGCTGGACGCCAGAGGGGGATTGGGCGCCTCAGCCAGCTTTCCACTCTGATCCAAATTACTTGGATCGGCCTGTTTATGTGTAGTGGCTTTGGGTAGGACTAAATGAGAGGTGTTGCAGTTTTCCATATTTTAGTTGGCCTGTTTTCTACATTTGTAACCAACCGAAGGGGTGACTGGGAGAAGCGGATATGTTTTGTTGTGCCATAGTTAGAAAAATGAGCAATGATAGTGCCGTGGCCTTCTTATATGAAGAAATATAGCTTATAAGTCTCATTCTTTAAACTCCTGGAGCCAGAATTCCAATGTCGTAACTAATGTTTGAATGCAATACAAGATTCCTCCCCTTCTTCACCCAATGGATATTCATCAAAATCAGGATCAACCTCCATGTCGTCGAGCAACACATTTTTAGACACCTCTCCATGCTCccattcttcttcagagtcttcatcatcaacttcgCCGGTGAGAAAGGCCGTTCGGTGAGAGAATAGCTCAGTTTCAACATCGCCGTCCCTCTTAGTCCTAATGACATACAGTCTGTACGCAAACACAACTCCGGGTGCAGTCTTGTAACTGTCATTCTTGCTTTGCTCCCTGTTGACAGCAACATCGCCTCCACCCGAAAGAGTAAGAGGGCCTGTCACTGTAGACGTAGATGCTCCCACTGATGTCAAGTTTTTCGTCCCGCTTTCGCTCGTCACTTGAAAGGAATCTTTGGCGATTCGCAATCCTGAGATGATATACACGGGCCGCTTATTGCCAAACATGCCGCCGTCTATATGCTTCTTTACCTGAGCCAAACCAACAATTGCTTTCAAGGCGTGTTCACTCATGCCACCATCAAATACTCTCGTTTCGAGGTTCACACTACCGTATGTCGTTTTGGTGAAGCGGGATGCAGTCACGTTTCCGACTGGCAAGGCTAAACTCACGAGTTTGAGAAAAGCTTGCGTGGTAAGTGAGGTGCTTTTGCTCTGGGAGTGAAGGTGGTCAGGTTCGGTGAAAGTATTGATCTTGG
This window contains:
- a CDS encoding ribosomal protein l7Ae/L30e/S12e/Gadd45 family domain-containing protein, producing MSNANEAAWPLADAALTQEILDLLQSAMHIRQAKKGANEVTKAINRGTCELAVLAADTEPLAIILHIPLICEDKGVPYVYVPSKTLLGRACGVSRAVIAASISSNELSELSGQIKALQQKVERLAI
- a CDS encoding lyase domain-containing protein, whose product is MLRRASARAASGAIAGSRLWQKSASPLSHSLTPQSINSNSNIPKLIPASVRAIHATRVTMADKRVESDAFGEIEVPADKYWGAQTQRSLGNFKINQPQDRMPPPVITAFGILKGAAATVNMRYGLDPKIGEAIQQAAKEVADGKLLDHFPLVVWQTGSGTQSNMNANEVISNRAIEILGGTMGSKKPVHPNDHVNRSASSNDTFPTVMHIAAVLELERDLLPALHSLRAALQAKVDEFEAKKIIKIGRTHLQDATPLTLAQEFSGYVAQLDFGIKRVESSLPDLKLLAQGGTAVGTGINTFEGFAEGIAEEVSKMTGITFQTAPNKFEALAAHDAVVQAHGSLNTLAASLTKIAQDIRYLGSGPRCGLGELVLPENEPGSSIMPGKVNPTQCEALTMVCAQVMGNNVATTIGGMNGQFELNVYKPLIIRNLLHSSRILADGMRSFEENLVVGLQANEEKIASIMKESLMLVTCLNPKIGYDMASKVAKNAHKKGLTLKQSAMELQALTEQEFDELVKPELMVGPKKV